In the Chlamydiota bacterium genome, AGAATCTGGTTTTGAAAAAGAAATTCTCACCGTTGGAAATCCTGTGGATGGAGTTTATCTTTATCTCAAGTTGAAAGAAGAAAAAGAAGGAGTTCAGGCGCAGGAGGTTTTAGATTTAATCAGCTTGAACGGGGGAGGCCAGTTTGGATCTGGGGTGGGGCTAGGTTGTATTGATTTTTATGGGAATGTTCATCCAGATCAATTTTCCATGGGGGTCACCTTGGGCAATGTAAAAGAGAGACCTTTCAGTCA is a window encoding:
- a CDS encoding SPASM domain-containing protein, with protein sequence ESGFEKEILTVGNPVDGVYLYLKLKEEKEGVQAQEVLDLISLNGGGQFGSGVGLGCIDFYGNVHPDQFSMGVTLGNVKERPFSQIWMDLNNELLRGLKNRLPLLKGKCKSCDWKNQCGGGLRTRAHLAFGDPWAEDPGCYLTLKEIGARNK